A genome region from Heliangelus exortis chromosome 12, bHelExo1.hap1, whole genome shotgun sequence includes the following:
- the SEC13 gene encoding protein SEC13 homolog translates to MVSVINTVDTSHEDMIHDAQMDYYGTRLATCSSDRSVKIFDVRNGGQILIADLRGHEGPVWQVAWAHPMYGNILASCSYDRKVIIWKEENGTWEKTYEYTGHDSSVNSVCWAPHDYGLILACGSSDGAISLLSYTGDGQWEVKKISNAHTIGCNAVSWAPAVVPGSLIEQPSGQKPNYIKRFASGGCDNLVKIWKEEDGQWKEEQKLEAHSDWVRDVAWAPSIGLPTSTIASCSQDGRVFIWTCDDASGNSWSPKLLHKFNDVVWHVSWSITANILAVSGGDNKVTLWKESVDGLWACISDVNKGQGGVSAVTEGQQNEQ, encoded by the exons ATG GTCTCGGTGATCAACACGGTGGACACCTCCCACGAGGACATGATC CACGATGCTCAGATGGATTACTATGGCACTCGTCTGGCCACCTGCTCCTCAGACAGATCTGTGAAGATCTTTGATGTTCGGAACGGGGGGCAAATCCTCATTGCAGACCTGAGAGG GCATGAAGGGCCCGTGTGGCAGGTTGCCTGGGCTCACCCCATGTATGGGAATATCCTGGCTTCCTGCTCCTATGACAGGAAGGTGATTatctggaaggaagaaaatggcaCTTGGGAAAAGACTTATGAGTACACAGGGCATGATTCCTCAG TGAATTCTGTCTGCTGGGCACCTCATGACTATGGGCTGATCCTGGCCTGTGGGAGCTCTGATGGGGCCATTTCCCTCCTGAGCTACACGGGTGATGGGCAGTGGGAAGTCAAGAAGATCAGCAATGCACACACG ATTGGATGTAATGCAGTTAGCTGGGCTCCTGCTGTTGTACCAGGAAGCCTTATAGAACAACCATCTGGTCAAAAACCAAACTACATAAAAAGATTTGCATCTGGTGGCTGTGACAACCTGGTCAAGATCTGGAA GGAAGAAGATGGGCAGTGGAAAGAGGAGCAGAAGCTGGAGGCTCACAGTGATTGGGTCCGAGATGTAGCCTGGGCTCCATCCATAGGTTTGCCAACAAGTACCATTGCCAGCTGCTCACAG GATGGCAGAGTGTTTATCTGGACGTGTGATGATGCTTCTGGAAATTCCTGGTCACCCAAGCTGCTGCACAAGTTCAATGATGTTGTCTGGCATGTGAGTTGGTCCATCACTGCAAATATTCTTGCGGTGTCTGGAGGAGACAACAAG GTCACACTCTGGAAGGAGTCAGTGGATGGACTGTGGGCATGTATCAGCGATGTCAACAAGGGCCAAGGAGGAGTGTCTGCTGTGACAGAGGGGCAGCAGAACGAGCAGTGA